CTTGAAGCCGATCCGGGGGAGTGCCGCGATGATCCGATTGGGGAAAGACCCCGTCACGATCGGTCGCCACCCGGACAACACGATCCCGCTCTCCGACGATCTTTCGAGTCGGTTTCATTGTGCCGTCGAGCCCGACGGGCTGGGCGGATACAGCGTACGTGATCTGGGGTCGCGCAACGGCACCAAGGTCAACGACCAGCGGATCAAGGAGTCGCGACTGAAGCCGGGTGATGTCCTGCGAGTCGGCGGGCATGAATTCGTCCTGGCGGAAGACACCGAAAGCGATCGCGCGGGGCTCGTGGAGAGCAGCGAAGAAAACCCGGCCCCCGAGGGAGGCGACGAAGACAAGGGCTGGGCTCAGCAGCTCATCGAGGTCATCGAAGAGCTTCCACCCAAGGACATGCCCGTCGAGTCTCTGACGATCATCGAAGCAGGGGGGCGGCCGTCGGCGGCGCTCGCCGGCAGCAGCGATGGTCCGGCGGCGGTGCGGCTGCTTCTCCAGACTGCGAGCAAGTCGCGAGCGACGGACGTGCACATCGAGCCCAAGTCCGACGTTTATCACGTTCGATTGCGGGTGGACGGCCAGATGGTCGCGGTCGCGACGCTTCCCGCGCGCGTCGGCGAATTGGTGTACGGACTCGTGAAGACAGCGTGCCAGATGCGCTCGGCGGCGCGCGACGCGATGCAGGAAGGCCACTTTACTTCCAAGTTTTCCGACCGCCGCGTCGAATACCGCGTGAGTTTCACTCCGTCGGTGTACGGCCAAAAGCTTGTGATGCGCGTGCTCGACGATCGCACCTCACCGAAGTCGATCGCCGAATTGGGAATGGCCGGGTACATGTCGGACCGGGTGCGCCGCGTGTGCAGCCAGGATCACGGCCTCCTGCTCGTGGCCGGGCCGACCGGATCGGGAAAGACGACGACGCTTTACACGTCGCTGCGCGAAATCGATCGCGAGACGCGCAACGTCGTCACGATCGAAGATCCTGTCGAATATCAGATCAGCAATGTCACGCAGATTCCCATCGACGAGTCCAAGGGCAACAATTTCGGCTCGCTGCTGCGCTCGGTGCTTCGCCAGGACCCCGATGTGATTCTGGTCGGTGAGATTCGAGACGAGGAAACGGCGCGCACGGCGATGCAGGCCGCGATGACCGGACACCTCGTCTTTTCGACTGTGCACGCGAAAGACACGATTGCGGCGGTGTTTCGGTTGCTCGATCTGAAAGTCGAGCCTTATCTTGTGGCGAACGCGCTGGA
The DNA window shown above is from Phycisphaeraceae bacterium and carries:
- the tadA gene encoding Flp pilus assembly complex ATPase component TadA, with amino-acid sequence MIRLGKDPVTIGRHPDNTIPLSDDLSSRFHCAVEPDGLGGYSVRDLGSRNGTKVNDQRIKESRLKPGDVLRVGGHEFVLAEDTESDRAGLVESSEENPAPEGGDEDKGWAQQLIEVIEELPPKDMPVESLTIIEAGGRPSAALAGSSDGPAAVRLLLQTASKSRATDVHIEPKSDVYHVRLRVDGQMVAVATLPARVGELVYGLVKTACQMRSAARDAMQEGHFTSKFSDRRVEYRVSFTPSVYGQKLVMRVLDDRTSPKSIAELGMAGYMSDRVRRVCSQDHGLLLVAGPTGSGKTTTLYTSLREIDRETRNVVTIEDPVEYQISNVTQIPIDESKGNNFGSLLRSVLRQDPDVILVGEIRDEETARTAMQAAMTGHLVFSTVHAKDTIAAVFRLLDLKVEPYLVANALDLVLGQRLVRVLCDSCKRATPVSPGQATRLGKYLGGKTQMYISTGCPRCLKTGFRGRRALYELLDFNDELRDVVMHDPTIAAMKKVIEQGLFTTLAQFGWKLVAEGVTTLEEVDKVAGQG